In a single window of the Venenivibrio stagnispumantis genome:
- a CDS encoding histone deacetylase family protein → MAKVGYIYDDIYLKHDTGEGHPERKERLISINEHIKDLKDKLIFISPRKATVKEITLIHDTYYPQEIMDFCSAGGGYLDPDTKVSELSYEAATYAVGAGLEAIDKIKEGKVERVFAAVRPPGHHAEKSNAMGFCIFNNIAIAARYAQTKGYEKVFIIDFDAHHGNGTQRAFYEDDTVFYFSTHEYPFYPGTGSKDEKGAGKGYGYTYNVPLPAGTGDELYLDIYQNLLPELVKDFKPDIILVSAGYDLHKDDPLTYLEVSTEGIGAIVEAILKTADVPFLFMLEGGYNLKALGESVRLTIEKMVEI, encoded by the coding sequence ATGGCTAAGGTTGGATATATTTATGATGATATTTATTTAAAACATGATACCGGTGAAGGACATCCTGAAAGAAAAGAAAGGTTAATATCTATAAATGAGCATATAAAAGATTTAAAAGATAAGCTTATTTTTATATCTCCGAGAAAAGCCACCGTAAAAGAGATAACATTAATACATGATACATATTATCCGCAGGAAATTATGGATTTTTGCAGTGCAGGTGGTGGCTATCTTGACCCTGATACAAAGGTAAGTGAGCTATCTTATGAAGCTGCAACTTATGCAGTAGGTGCAGGACTTGAAGCAATTGATAAAATAAAAGAAGGAAAAGTTGAGAGAGTTTTTGCAGCTGTAAGACCACCGGGGCACCATGCTGAAAAATCTAATGCTATGGGTTTTTGTATATTTAATAATATAGCCATAGCCGCAAGATATGCACAAACAAAAGGTTATGAGAAGGTTTTTATTATAGATTTTGATGCCCATCACGGCAATGGAACCCAAAGGGCTTTTTATGAAGATGACACCGTATTTTATTTTAGCACCCATGAATATCCATTTTATCCCGGAACCGGCTCAAAAGATGAAAAAGGAGCCGGAAAAGGTTATGGATACACCTATAATGTCCCTTTACCTGCCGGCACAGGTGATGAACTGTATTTAGATATATATCAAAATCTATTACCTGAGCTTGTAAAAGATTTTAAACCGGATATAATACTTGTATCGGCAGGATATGATTTGCATAAAGATGACCCGCTTACATACCTTGAAGTATCTACAGAAGGAATAGGAGCCATTGTAGAAGCTATTTTAAAAACTGCTGATGTGCCGTTTTTATTTATGTTAGAAGGTGGTTATAACCTAAAAGCCCTCGGAGAAAGTGTAAGATTAACAATTGAAAAAATGGTGGAAATATGA
- a CDS encoding complex I NDUFA9 subunit family protein, producing the protein MRILITGGTGFVGRYIVDALADDYTIILPVRNVEKINRLYKKDNIIPIQFKENLKDIVIEQNPDIVINLLGILKEENGATFEKVHFEYSKKLIDGAKNIKIKKFIQMSALGADINSKSKYQQTKAKAEKYLIESGLDYVIFRPSIIMGKEQKLFEDFKKFAKITPIFLAPVDAKVQPVHILDVRDCYIKAVKTDIKNEIFELCGDKIINYKELFDFALRYIGIKRLVIPVPRIFFKPIAEISSILPQAPITKDQYYMLEKDNICSGKYKGVKDLLGSIRNPFSF; encoded by the coding sequence ATGAGAATATTAATAACCGGTGGAACCGGATTTGTAGGCAGGTATATAGTAGATGCTTTGGCAGATGATTACACTATAATATTACCTGTCCGCAATGTAGAAAAAATAAATAGATTATATAAAAAAGACAATATAATACCTATCCAATTTAAAGAAAACCTAAAAGATATTGTTATAGAGCAAAATCCGGATATTGTAATTAATCTACTCGGTATATTAAAAGAAGAAAATGGGGCTACTTTTGAAAAAGTTCATTTTGAATATTCAAAAAAATTGATAGATGGAGCAAAAAATATAAAAATTAAAAAATTTATCCAGATGTCAGCCCTTGGAGCAGATATAAACTCAAAAAGTAAATACCAACAAACAAAAGCAAAAGCGGAAAAATATCTGATAGAATCCGGTTTAGATTATGTGATTTTTAGACCTTCAATTATTATGGGCAAAGAGCAAAAATTATTTGAAGATTTTAAAAAATTTGCAAAAATTACACCTATATTTTTAGCACCGGTAGATGCTAAGGTTCAGCCGGTTCATATATTAGATGTAAGAGATTGTTATATTAAAGCAGTAAAAACAGATATAAAAAATGAGATTTTTGAACTTTGTGGAGATAAAATAATCAATTATAAAGAGCTTTTTGATTTTGCTTTAAGATATATAGGAATAAAAAGATTAGTTATCCCTGTCCCGAGAATATTTTTTAAACCAATAGCAGAGATATCTTCAATTTTGCCACAGGCACCTATCACAAAAGACCAATATTATATGCTTGAAAAAGACAATATATGCTCCGGTAAATACAAAGGAGTAAAGGATTTATTAGGTAGCATCAGAAATCCTTTCTCATTCTAA